From a region of the Actinopolymorpha singaporensis genome:
- a CDS encoding PspC domain-containing protein, with amino-acid sequence MAALERPRQGRMIAGVCAGLAQRFGVSRGVVRVAFVLSCALPGPQILVYLALWILLPNADA; translated from the coding sequence ATGGCAGCACTGGAACGCCCACGTCAGGGTCGGATGATCGCCGGAGTGTGCGCGGGCCTGGCCCAGCGCTTCGGAGTGTCCCGGGGAGTCGTGCGGGTGGCGTTCGTGCTGTCCTGCGCCCTGCCGGGACCGCAGATCCTCGTCTACCTCGCCTTGTGGATCCTGCTCCCGAACGCCGACGCCTAG